A genomic stretch from Zeimonas sediminis includes:
- a CDS encoding glutamate synthase-related protein: MANIKGKKSHRIIEQGLQILCNLDHRGAVGADPLMGDGAGILIQIPDQYFREEMARQGVTLPPAGEYGVGMIFLPKEHASRLACEQELERAVRAEGQVLLGWRDVPLDREMPMSPTVRAKEPVIRQIFIGRGPDVMVTDALERKLYVIRKMASHAIQQLRLKHSKEYFVPSMSARTIVYKGLLLCGQVGQYYKDLQDPRAVTALALVHQRFSTNTFPEWPLAHPYRLVAHNGEINTVKGNYNWLRAREGVMKSPVLGDDLKKLYPIVYAGQSDTATFDNCLELLVMAGYPIAHAVMMMIPEAWEQHTLMDPKRRAFYEFHAAMMEPWDGPAAIAFTDGRQIGATLDRNGLRPARYCVTDDDMVIMASESGVLPIPESRIVKKWRLQPGKMFLIDLEQGRIIDDAELKTQLANSKPYREWIEAIRIKLDEIDVPRDLEAAAREALGPTEQEARLTEQIADEVSQHTPAVSVSLLDRQQAFGYSQEDVKFLMAPMAAAGEEAVGSMGNDSPLAVLSNKNKPLYNYFRQLFAQVTNPPIDPIREQMVMSLVSFIGPRPNLLDLNNINPPMRLEVSQPVLDAEDIERIRNIERFTGNKFKSWELDICYPVAWGSEGIEARLASLAAEAEDAVRSGYNILIVSDRKLAADRVAIPALLATSAIHQHLVNRGLRTSTGLVVETGSAREVHHFALLAGYGAEAIHPYLAMQTIADLHKDAPGGVGPDKAVANFVKAIGKGLMKVMSKMGISTYMSYCGAQIFEAIGLSKALVDKYFTGTPSNVEGIGVFEVAEEAIRLHRAAFGNDPVLAGMLDAGGEYAYRIRGEDHMWTPDSIARLQHSTRSNNYSTYKEYAQLINDQTRRHMTLRGLFEFRFDACKPVPIDEVEPAAEIVKRFATGAMSLGSISTEAHATLAVAMNRIGGKSNTGEGGEDALRYRAEMRAGKSVIQDGDTLGGVLGADRVEADIPLKGGDSLRSKIKQVASGRFGVTAEYLSSADQIQIKMAQGAKPGEGGQLPGHKVSDYIGMLRYSVPGVGLISPPPHHDIYSIEDLAQLIHDLKNANTRASVSVKLVSEVGVGTVAAGVAKAKADHVVIAGHDGGTGASPLSSIKHAGTPWELGLAETQQTLVLNRLRSRIVVQADGQMKTGRDVVVGALLGADEFGFATAPLVVEGCIMMRKCHLNTCPVGVATQDPVLRRKFQGKPEHVVNFFFFVAEEVRELMAKLGVRRFDELIGRADLLDMRKGIEHWKARGLDFSRIFATPAVPADVPRYRVEAQDHGLSAALDNRMIDLARPALERREKVSFILQIRNVNRTVGTMLSGEVARRYGHEGLADDTIHVQLNGTAGQSFGAFLARGVTLDLVGEGNDYVGKGLSGGRIIVRPTNDFRGRADQNIIVGNTVLYGAIDGEAFFSGVAGERFAVRNSGATAVVEGTGDHGCEYMTGGTVVVLGDTGRNFAAGMSGGIAYVWDPDGQFESRCNTAMVGLDRVLPTSEQLQKVEPAVWHRGECDEIILKELLERHFRFTGSEKARAILDDWERGRGLFVKVFPHEYRRALGEMHAKGKTAPASKAKTTA, encoded by the coding sequence GTGGCCAACATCAAGGGCAAGAAGAGCCACCGCATCATCGAACAGGGCCTGCAGATCCTCTGCAACCTGGACCACCGCGGGGCGGTGGGCGCCGATCCGCTGATGGGCGACGGCGCGGGCATCCTGATCCAGATCCCGGACCAGTACTTCCGCGAGGAAATGGCCCGCCAGGGCGTGACCCTGCCGCCGGCCGGCGAGTACGGCGTCGGCATGATCTTCCTGCCCAAGGAACACGCGTCGCGGCTCGCCTGCGAGCAGGAGCTCGAGCGGGCGGTGCGGGCCGAAGGGCAGGTGCTGCTCGGCTGGCGCGACGTGCCGCTCGACCGCGAGATGCCGATGTCGCCGACGGTGCGCGCCAAGGAACCGGTGATCCGCCAGATCTTCATCGGCCGCGGCCCGGACGTGATGGTCACCGACGCGCTCGAGCGCAAGCTGTACGTGATCCGCAAGATGGCCAGCCACGCGATCCAGCAGCTCCGCCTGAAGCACAGCAAGGAGTACTTCGTGCCGTCGATGTCGGCACGCACGATCGTATACAAGGGCCTGCTGCTGTGCGGCCAGGTCGGCCAGTACTACAAGGACCTGCAGGACCCGCGCGCGGTCACCGCGCTCGCGCTGGTGCACCAGCGCTTCTCGACCAACACCTTCCCCGAGTGGCCGCTCGCCCACCCGTACCGGCTGGTCGCGCACAACGGCGAGATCAACACGGTCAAGGGCAACTACAACTGGCTTCGCGCCCGCGAGGGCGTGATGAAGTCGCCGGTGCTCGGCGACGACCTGAAGAAGCTGTACCCGATCGTCTACGCCGGGCAGTCCGACACCGCCACGTTCGACAACTGCCTCGAACTGCTGGTGATGGCCGGCTACCCGATCGCCCACGCGGTGATGATGATGATCCCCGAGGCGTGGGAGCAGCACACGCTGATGGACCCGAAGCGCCGCGCGTTCTACGAGTTCCACGCGGCGATGATGGAGCCCTGGGACGGCCCGGCGGCGATCGCCTTCACCGACGGCCGCCAGATCGGCGCCACGCTCGACCGCAACGGGCTGCGCCCCGCGCGCTACTGCGTGACCGACGACGACATGGTGATCATGGCCTCGGAGTCGGGCGTGCTGCCGATTCCCGAGAGCCGCATCGTCAAGAAGTGGCGCCTGCAGCCCGGCAAGATGTTCCTGATCGACCTCGAGCAGGGCCGCATCATCGACGACGCCGAGCTCAAGACCCAGCTCGCCAACAGCAAGCCCTATCGCGAGTGGATCGAGGCGATCCGCATCAAGCTCGACGAGATCGACGTCCCGCGCGACCTCGAGGCTGCCGCCCGCGAGGCGCTCGGGCCCACCGAGCAGGAAGCCCGGCTCACCGAGCAGATCGCCGACGAAGTCTCGCAGCACACGCCGGCGGTGTCGGTCTCGCTGCTCGACCGTCAGCAGGCCTTCGGCTACTCGCAGGAAGACGTCAAGTTCCTGATGGCCCCGATGGCCGCGGCCGGCGAGGAAGCCGTCGGCTCGATGGGCAACGACTCGCCGCTCGCGGTCCTGTCGAACAAGAACAAGCCGCTGTACAACTACTTCCGCCAGCTGTTCGCGCAGGTGACGAACCCGCCGATCGACCCGATCCGCGAGCAGATGGTGATGTCGCTGGTCTCGTTCATCGGCCCGCGCCCGAACCTGCTCGACCTGAACAACATCAACCCGCCGATGCGGCTCGAGGTGTCGCAGCCGGTGCTCGACGCCGAGGACATCGAGCGGATCCGAAACATCGAGCGCTTCACCGGGAACAAGTTCAAGTCCTGGGAACTCGACATCTGCTATCCGGTCGCCTGGGGCAGCGAGGGCATCGAGGCGCGGCTCGCGTCGCTGGCCGCCGAGGCCGAGGACGCGGTCCGCTCCGGCTACAACATCCTGATCGTGTCCGACCGAAAGCTCGCGGCCGACCGGGTCGCGATCCCGGCCCTGCTGGCCACCAGCGCGATCCACCAGCACCTGGTCAACCGCGGCCTGCGCACCAGCACCGGCCTGGTGGTCGAGACCGGCTCGGCGCGCGAGGTCCATCACTTCGCACTGCTCGCCGGCTATGGCGCCGAGGCGATCCACCCGTACCTGGCGATGCAGACGATCGCCGACCTGCACAAGGACGCGCCGGGCGGCGTCGGCCCCGACAAGGCGGTCGCCAACTTCGTCAAGGCGATCGGCAAGGGGCTGATGAAGGTCATGTCCAAGATGGGCATCTCGACCTACATGAGCTACTGCGGCGCCCAGATCTTCGAGGCGATCGGCCTGTCGAAGGCGCTGGTCGACAAGTACTTCACCGGCACGCCGAGCAACGTCGAGGGCATCGGCGTGTTCGAGGTGGCGGAAGAGGCGATTCGCCTGCACCGGGCGGCCTTCGGCAACGATCCGGTGCTGGCCGGCATGCTCGACGCCGGCGGCGAGTACGCGTACCGGATCCGCGGCGAGGACCACATGTGGACGCCCGACTCGATCGCGCGCCTGCAGCACTCGACCCGCTCGAACAACTATTCCACCTACAAGGAATACGCGCAGCTGATCAACGACCAGACCCGCCGGCACATGACGCTGCGCGGGCTGTTCGAGTTCCGCTTCGACGCCTGCAAGCCGGTGCCGATCGACGAGGTCGAGCCGGCCGCAGAGATCGTCAAGCGCTTCGCGACCGGCGCGATGTCGCTCGGCTCGATCTCGACCGAGGCGCACGCCACGCTGGCGGTCGCGATGAACCGGATCGGCGGCAAGTCCAACACCGGCGAGGGCGGCGAGGACGCGCTGCGCTATCGCGCCGAGATGCGCGCCGGCAAGTCGGTCATCCAGGACGGCGACACGCTCGGCGGCGTGCTGGGCGCCGACCGCGTCGAGGCCGACATCCCGCTCAAGGGCGGCGACTCGCTGCGCTCGAAGATCAAGCAGGTGGCGTCCGGCCGCTTCGGCGTCACCGCCGAGTACCTGTCCAGCGCCGACCAGATCCAGATCAAGATGGCGCAGGGCGCCAAGCCGGGCGAGGGCGGACAGCTGCCCGGGCACAAGGTGTCCGACTACATCGGCATGCTGCGCTACTCGGTGCCCGGCGTCGGCCTGATCTCCCCGCCGCCGCATCACGACATCTATTCGATCGAGGACCTGGCCCAGCTGATCCACGACCTGAAGAACGCGAACACCCGGGCCTCGGTCTCGGTGAAGCTGGTCTCCGAGGTCGGCGTCGGCACGGTCGCGGCGGGCGTCGCGAAGGCCAAGGCCGACCACGTGGTGATCGCCGGGCACGACGGCGGCACCGGCGCCTCGCCGCTGTCGTCGATCAAGCACGCCGGCACGCCCTGGGAGCTCGGGCTGGCCGAGACCCAGCAGACGCTGGTGCTCAACCGCCTGCGCAGCCGCATCGTCGTGCAGGCCGACGGCCAGATGAAGACCGGCCGCGACGTCGTCGTCGGCGCGCTGCTCGGCGCCGACGAGTTCGGCTTCGCGACCGCGCCGCTGGTCGTCGAGGGCTGCATCATGATGCGCAAGTGCCACCTGAACACCTGTCCGGTGGGCGTGGCCACGCAGGACCCGGTGCTGCGCCGCAAGTTCCAGGGCAAGCCCGAGCACGTCGTCAACTTCTTCTTCTTCGTCGCCGAGGAAGTCCGCGAGCTGATGGCGAAGCTCGGCGTGCGCCGCTTCGACGAGCTGATCGGCCGCGCCGACCTGCTCGACATGCGCAAGGGCATCGAGCACTGGAAGGCGCGCGGGCTCGACTTCTCGCGCATCTTCGCGACGCCGGCGGTGCCGGCCGACGTGCCGCGCTATCGCGTCGAGGCGCAGGACCACGGCCTGTCGGCGGCGCTGGACAACCGGATGATCGACCTCGCGCGCCCGGCGCTCGAGCGCCGCGAGAAGGTCTCGTTCATCCTGCAGATCCGCAACGTCAACCGCACCGTCGGCACGATGCTGTCGGGCGAGGTCGCGCGCCGCTACGGGCACGAGGGCCTGGCCGACGACACGATCCACGTGCAGCTCAACGGCACGGCCGGGCAGAGCTTCGGCGCCTTCCTGGCGCGCGGCGTCACGCTGGACCTGGTCGGCGAGGGCAACGACTACGTCGGCAAGGGGCTGTCGGGCGGCCGGATCATCGTGCGGCCCACGAACGACTTCCGCGGCAGGGCCGACCAGAACATCATCGTCGGCAACACGGTGCTGTACGGCGCGATCGACGGCGAGGCCTTCTTCTCGGGCGTGGCCGGCGAGCGCTTCGCGGTCCGCAACTCGGGGGCCACGGCGGTCGTCGAAGGCACCGGCGACCACGGCTGCGAGTACATGACCGGCGGCACCGTCGTGGTGCTGGGCGATACCGGCCGCAACTTCGCGGCGGGCATGTCGGGCGGCATCGCCTACGTGTGGGACCCGGACGGCCAGTTCGAGTCGCGCTGCAACACCGCGATGGTGGGCCTCGACCGGGTGCTGCCGACCTCGGAGCAGCTGCAGAAGGTCGAGCCGGCGGTCTGGCATCGCGGCGAATGCGACGAGATCATCCTGAAGGAGCTGCTCGAGCGCCACTTCCGCTTCACCGGCAGCGAGAAGGCGCGGGCCATCCTCGACGACTGGGAGCGCGGCCGCGGCCTGTTCGTCAAGGTCTTCCCGCACGAATACCGGCGCGCGCTCGGCGAGATGCACGCCAAGGGCAAGACCGCGCCGGCGAGCAAGGCGAAGACGACCGCCTGA
- a CDS encoding deoxyguanosinetriphosphate triphosphohydrolase, with protein sequence MSAARAAHAADPARSRGRRHSEPASPTRSEFQRDRDRIVHCAAFRRLEYKTQVFVNHEGDNFRTRLTHSIEVAQIARSVCRSLALDEDLVEAVALAHDLGHTPFGHAGQDALDACMKPWGGFEHNLQSLRVVDELEQRYAAFDGLNLCFETREGILKHCSAANARRLGELGERFLARRQPSLEAQVANLADEIAYNNHDIDDGLRSGLVRLDALCSLALFGRHRAAALAAWPGLEGRRLVHETIRRMIDELVTDLVGETRRRIADSGVRSIDDVRAAGPLVAFTEPIAAQSAELKRFLFSQLYRHDRVTAVMERARAIVADLFAWYRANPDLLPDEHQARVDAIGERAIADYIAGMTDRFAVREHSRLSGAEWVDPGLGLLGGASDAAP encoded by the coding sequence GTGAGCGCAGCGCGCGCCGCCCATGCCGCCGACCCGGCGCGAAGCCGGGGAAGGCGACATTCCGAGCCGGCGTCGCCGACCCGCAGCGAGTTCCAGCGCGATCGCGACCGGATCGTCCACTGCGCGGCCTTCCGACGGCTGGAGTACAAGACCCAGGTCTTCGTCAACCACGAGGGCGACAACTTCCGCACCCGGCTGACCCACTCGATCGAGGTCGCCCAGATCGCCCGCTCGGTGTGTCGCAGCCTGGCGCTCGACGAGGACCTGGTCGAGGCGGTCGCGCTGGCGCACGACCTCGGGCACACGCCCTTCGGCCACGCCGGCCAGGATGCGCTCGACGCCTGCATGAAGCCCTGGGGCGGCTTCGAGCACAACCTGCAGTCGCTGCGGGTGGTCGACGAGCTCGAGCAACGCTACGCGGCCTTCGACGGCCTGAACCTGTGCTTCGAGACGCGCGAGGGAATCCTCAAGCACTGTTCGGCGGCCAACGCCCGGCGGCTGGGCGAGCTCGGCGAGCGTTTCCTTGCCCGGCGGCAGCCCTCGCTCGAGGCGCAGGTGGCGAACCTGGCCGACGAGATCGCCTACAACAACCACGACATCGACGACGGGCTGCGCTCGGGGCTGGTGCGGCTCGACGCGCTGTGCTCGCTGGCCCTGTTCGGCCGTCACCGGGCCGCCGCCCTGGCGGCATGGCCCGGCCTGGAGGGTCGGCGGCTGGTCCACGAAACGATTCGGCGGATGATCGACGAACTCGTCACCGACCTGGTCGGCGAGACCCGCCGCCGCATCGCCGACTCCGGGGTGCGGTCGATCGACGACGTCAGGGCGGCGGGGCCGCTGGTGGCCTTCACCGAGCCGATCGCCGCGCAGTCGGCCGAGCTCAAGCGCTTCCTGTTCTCGCAGCTCTACCGGCACGACCGCGTGACCGCGGTCATGGAACGGGCGCGGGCGATCGTCGCGGACCTGTTCGCCTGGTACCGCGCGAACCCGGACCTGCTGCCCGACGAGCACCAGGCGCGGGTCGACGCGATCGGCGAACGGGCGATCGCCGACTACATCGCCGGGATGACCGACCGGTTCGCGGTGCGCGAGCACTCGCGGCTGTCCGGGGCGGAATGGGTCGACCCCGGTCTGGGGCTGCTCGGGGGAGCGAGCGACGCCGCGCCGTGA
- a CDS encoding shikimate kinase, with product MSGGRAPAPAAFEGDGAAAPDPRPIVLVGMMGSGKTTVGRRLAARLGRRFVDADKEIELRCGVPISTIFELEGEDGFRRREAAVLDALTRDPGIVLATGGGAVLLAENRERLRERGFVVFLRAGVAELWQRLKRDRVRPLLRTENPRQRIADLVALREPLYAEVAHLTVTSGRAPIDSLVLDIIERLPESMRSARADDIS from the coding sequence GTGAGCGGCGGCAGGGCGCCGGCCCCGGCCGCCTTCGAGGGCGACGGGGCGGCAGCGCCGGACCCGCGCCCGATCGTGCTGGTCGGGATGATGGGCTCCGGCAAGACGACCGTCGGACGCCGGCTCGCCGCGAGGCTGGGCCGGCGTTTCGTCGATGCGGACAAGGAGATCGAGTTGCGCTGCGGCGTGCCGATCTCCACGATCTTCGAACTCGAGGGCGAGGACGGTTTCCGGCGGCGCGAGGCGGCCGTGCTGGACGCGCTCACCCGCGATCCCGGGATCGTGCTGGCCACCGGCGGCGGCGCGGTGCTGCTCGCCGAGAACCGCGAGCGCCTGCGCGAGCGGGGCTTCGTCGTGTTCCTGCGCGCCGGGGTCGCCGAGCTCTGGCAACGACTGAAGCGCGACCGGGTCAGGCCGCTGTTGCGCACCGAGAACCCGAGGCAGCGGATCGCCGACCTGGTGGCGCTGAGGGAGCCGCTCTACGCCGAGGTCGCGCACCTGACCGTGACCAGCGGGCGCGCGCCGATCGATTCGCTGGTGCTCGATATAATCGAACGCCTACCCGAATCCATGCGCAGCGCCCGTGCCGACGACATTTCGTGA
- the pilQ gene encoding type IV pilus secretin PilQ produces the protein MNSISGGPARIVGRFARTAGGACAALIVWLAGASGALAQSNAIESVTSAQQGSTTYLRINLKSPPATVPAGFSISSPPRIALDLVDTANASGQNSFELPQGDVRSVAIVQSGQRSRLVLNLKRALSHTTTIDGNTLVVALEPVASAPSGGTQASAYSFAQADTAANKALRDVDFRRGRDGEGRVVVDLSDSGIGVDVRQQGSTIVVDFLNTSLPENLRRRLDVGDFGTPVSSVRAFQQGDNARLVIEPTGQWEHNAYQSDTQFVVEVKAIREDPSRLAQGTQPRYRGERLSLNFQNVEVRALLQVIADFTNLNIVTSDSVSGSLTLRLKDVPWDQALDIVLQSKGLDMRRNGNVIMVAPRDELAAKEKLELEARQQIAEIEPVRTETFQLNYQTADKVQKLLGDEKQRVLSKRGSVVIDERTNKVFVRDTVSQLEAVRKVIEQIDVPVRQVLIEARIVEADDRFSRNLGARFGYNRINASAGSFAGRATVSGNLQGVADLTPLPTAVTPGTTLLPNANFVNLPASAIGTVRPSSFAVSLFNSSLTRFLNLEISALEADQKGKVLSSPRVLTADRGKALIEQGKEIPYQQATSSGATAVQFKKAVLKLEVTPQITPEGNVIMEVQVSRDNAAELLPSGVAIDTRKVQTTVLVENGGTVVIGGIYEQVERDRVNKVPLLGDIPILGNAFKNTERQNDRNELLVFLTPRVVTDTAMAR, from the coding sequence ATGAATTCGATATCCGGCGGGCCGGCGCGCATCGTGGGTCGCTTCGCAAGAACCGCAGGCGGCGCCTGCGCGGCGCTGATCGTCTGGCTTGCCGGCGCCTCCGGCGCGCTGGCGCAGTCCAACGCGATCGAATCGGTCACCAGCGCCCAGCAGGGCAGCACGACCTACTTGCGGATCAACCTGAAGTCACCGCCGGCGACCGTTCCCGCCGGCTTCTCGATTTCCAGCCCGCCGCGGATCGCGCTCGACCTGGTCGACACCGCGAACGCCTCCGGCCAGAACTCCTTCGAACTTCCGCAGGGCGACGTTCGCAGCGTCGCGATCGTGCAGTCCGGCCAGCGCTCGCGCCTGGTGCTGAACCTCAAGCGCGCGCTCAGCCACACCACGACGATCGACGGCAACACGCTGGTGGTGGCGCTCGAGCCGGTCGCCTCGGCGCCGTCCGGCGGCACGCAGGCCAGCGCTTACAGCTTCGCGCAGGCGGACACCGCCGCCAACAAGGCGCTGCGCGACGTCGACTTCCGGCGGGGCCGCGACGGCGAGGGCCGGGTGGTGGTCGACCTGTCCGACAGCGGCATCGGCGTCGACGTTCGCCAGCAGGGCTCGACGATCGTCGTCGACTTCCTGAACACCTCGCTGCCCGAGAACCTTCGCCGCCGTCTCGACGTCGGCGACTTCGGCACGCCGGTCAGCTCGGTGCGGGCCTTCCAGCAGGGCGACAACGCCCGGCTGGTGATCGAGCCCACCGGGCAGTGGGAGCACAACGCCTACCAGAGCGACACCCAGTTCGTGGTCGAGGTCAAGGCGATCCGCGAGGATCCGTCGCGACTGGCCCAGGGCACGCAGCCGCGCTACCGCGGCGAGCGGCTGTCGCTGAACTTCCAGAACGTGGAGGTCCGGGCGCTGCTGCAGGTGATCGCCGACTTCACGAACCTGAACATCGTGACCAGCGACTCGGTCTCGGGCAGCCTGACCCTGCGGCTGAAGGACGTTCCCTGGGACCAGGCGCTGGACATCGTGCTGCAGTCCAAGGGCCTGGACATGCGGCGCAACGGCAACGTGATCATGGTCGCGCCGCGCGACGAGCTGGCTGCCAAGGAAAAGCTCGAGCTCGAGGCCCGGCAGCAGATCGCCGAGATCGAGCCGGTGCGCACCGAGACCTTCCAGCTCAACTACCAGACCGCCGACAAGGTCCAGAAGCTGCTCGGCGACGAGAAGCAGCGGGTGCTGTCCAAGCGCGGCAGCGTCGTGATCGACGAGCGCACCAACAAGGTCTTCGTGCGCGACACGGTGTCGCAGCTCGAGGCGGTGCGCAAGGTGATCGAGCAGATCGACGTGCCGGTGCGCCAGGTGCTGATCGAGGCCCGCATCGTCGAGGCAGACGACCGCTTCTCGCGCAACCTGGGCGCGCGCTTCGGCTACAACCGGATCAACGCCAGCGCCGGCAGCTTCGCGGGCCGGGCCACCGTGTCGGGCAACCTGCAGGGCGTCGCCGACCTGACCCCGCTGCCCACCGCGGTCACCCCCGGCACCACGCTGCTGCCGAACGCGAACTTCGTGAACCTGCCGGCCTCCGCGATCGGGACCGTCCGGCCTTCGTCCTTCGCGGTCAGCCTGTTCAACTCCAGCCTCACCCGCTTCCTTAACCTGGAGATCTCCGCGCTCGAGGCCGACCAGAAGGGCAAGGTGCTGTCGAGCCCGCGGGTGCTGACCGCCGACCGGGGCAAGGCGCTGATCGAGCAGGGCAAGGAGATCCCGTACCAGCAGGCCACCTCGAGCGGCGCCACCGCGGTGCAGTTCAAGAAGGCGGTGCTCAAGCTCGAGGTCACGCCCCAGATCACCCCCGAGGGCAACGTGATCATGGAGGTTCAGGTCAGCCGCGACAATGCGGCCGAGCTGCTGCCCAGCGGCGTCGCGATCGACACGCGCAAGGTCCAGACCACGGTGCTGGTCGAGAACGGCGGCACGGTCGTGATCGGCGGCATCTACGAGCAGGTCGAGCGCGACCGCGTCAACAAGGTGCCGCTGCTCGGCGACATCCCGATCCTGGGCAACGCCTTCAAGAACACCGAGCGCCAGAACGACCGCAACGAGTTGCTGGTCTTCCTGACCCCGCGTGTCGTGACCGACACCGCGATGGCGCGGTGA
- a CDS encoding pilus assembly protein PilP has translation MIRRNVAARAPLIAVAIATTLLAGCGDDRTELRGWMENVRATTKPIRETIAEPKKFEPFRYDRAGEVDPFARTRLAGLAVDEAGQPVPGGLRPDTSRPRELLEGYPLDAIRMVGHMSNGKQSFALLQVDSIVHQARVGNHAGQNHGVITRVAENEVRLRELVQDAAGDWVHRETTLQLQEGGK, from the coding sequence ATGATCCGCCGAAACGTCGCGGCGCGCGCGCCGCTGATCGCCGTGGCGATCGCCACGACCCTGCTCGCCGGCTGCGGCGACGATCGGACCGAACTGCGCGGCTGGATGGAGAACGTGCGCGCGACGACGAAGCCGATCCGGGAAACGATCGCCGAGCCGAAGAAGTTCGAGCCTTTCCGCTACGATCGCGCCGGCGAGGTCGACCCGTTCGCACGGACCCGGCTGGCCGGCCTGGCCGTCGACGAAGCGGGCCAGCCCGTGCCGGGCGGCTTGCGGCCCGACACGAGCCGGCCGCGCGAGCTCCTCGAGGGCTATCCGCTCGACGCGATCCGGATGGTCGGCCACATGTCCAACGGCAAGCAGAGCTTCGCGCTGCTGCAGGTCGACAGCATCGTGCACCAGGCTCGCGTGGGCAACCACGCGGGGCAGAATCACGGCGTCATCACGCGGGTCGCCGAGAACGAGGTAAGGCTGCGAGAGCTCGTGCAGGACGCGGCCGGTGACTGGGTCCACCGCGAGACGACCCTGCAGCTGCAGGAGGGGGGCAAATGA
- a CDS encoding type 4a pilus biogenesis protein PilO — MAKLNPKIDFSAIGAQFQGLRERHPGLWPVLPKAGLLTLLVAGVMALAWAFYWQGLLDELERRRGEEVQLRGQFVDKMKQAVNLPVLRKQKEQVMQYVSQLEKQLPSKAEMDALLSDINQAGVGRGLQFDLFKPGQVMVREYYAELPISIRLSGNYHDFAAFTSDVANLPRIVTLHDIRISVPENQARGSSVTPGGPLLMEATAKTFRYLDAEEIAEQKRKEAAAKAPAGKKARPAAGGKKS; from the coding sequence ATGGCAAAGCTGAATCCGAAGATCGATTTCTCGGCGATCGGCGCCCAGTTCCAGGGGCTTCGCGAGCGTCACCCCGGCCTGTGGCCGGTCCTGCCCAAGGCGGGCCTGCTGACGCTGCTCGTGGCCGGCGTGATGGCGCTGGCCTGGGCGTTCTACTGGCAGGGCCTGCTCGACGAGCTCGAGCGCCGTCGCGGCGAGGAGGTGCAGCTGCGCGGCCAGTTCGTCGACAAGATGAAGCAGGCGGTGAACCTGCCCGTGCTGCGCAAGCAGAAGGAGCAGGTCATGCAGTACGTGAGCCAGCTCGAGAAGCAGTTGCCCAGCAAGGCCGAGATGGACGCCCTGCTGTCGGACATCAACCAGGCCGGCGTCGGACGGGGGCTGCAGTTCGACCTGTTCAAGCCGGGCCAGGTGATGGTTCGCGAGTACTACGCGGAGTTGCCGATCAGCATTCGCCTGAGCGGCAACTACCACGACTTCGCGGCCTTCACCAGCGACGTCGCGAACCTGCCGCGGATCGTCACGCTGCACGACATCCGCATCTCGGTCCCCGAGAACCAGGCCCGCGGGAGCTCCGTCACGCCGGGCGGCCCGCTGCTGATGGAAGCGACCGCGAAGACCTTCCGCTACCTCGATGCCGAGGAGATCGCCGAGCAGAAACGCAAGGAGGCCGCGGCGAAGGCGCCTGCAGGCAAGAAGGCGCGGCCGGCCGCTGGAGGCAAGAAATCATGA
- a CDS encoding PilN domain-containing protein: MNVRINLLPHREMRRERRKKDFVVLLGGTLVCAALAAFAVGMVIDGQIDAQRARNDFIRAENAKLDDQIKEIATLRAEIDSLRARQHAVETLQSNRTVPVHLVDELVRQMPEGAFLKSVKQDARKVTLVGLAQSNERISDLLRSLANDSPWLERPELVEIKAVPLGGPQAARGAARGKPGAAEDRRVFEFSVNALLRSPEAPAEASPAVAPGKARPAPARQAAGGTAIARK; the protein is encoded by the coding sequence ATGAACGTGAGAATCAATCTGTTGCCGCATCGCGAGATGCGGCGCGAGCGCCGCAAGAAGGACTTCGTCGTCCTGCTCGGCGGCACCCTGGTCTGCGCCGCGCTTGCGGCCTTCGCGGTCGGCATGGTCATCGACGGCCAGATCGACGCGCAAAGGGCGCGCAACGACTTCATCCGGGCCGAGAACGCCAAGCTCGACGACCAGATCAAGGAGATCGCGACGCTGCGCGCCGAGATCGACTCTCTGCGCGCCCGGCAGCATGCGGTCGAGACGCTCCAGTCCAATCGCACGGTGCCGGTCCACCTGGTGGACGAGCTGGTCAGGCAGATGCCGGAGGGAGCCTTCCTGAAGAGCGTCAAGCAGGACGCGCGCAAGGTCACGCTGGTCGGGCTCGCCCAGTCGAACGAGCGGATCTCCGACCTGCTGCGCAGCCTGGCGAACGATTCGCCGTGGCTCGAGCGCCCGGAGCTCGTCGAGATCAAGGCGGTGCCGCTGGGCGGCCCGCAGGCTGCGCGCGGGGCCGCGCGCGGCAAGCCCGGCGCGGCCGAGGACCGGCGCGTCTTCGAGTTCTCGGTCAACGCGCTGCTGCGCAGCCCCGAGGCACCAGCCGAGGCGTCGCCGGCGGTGGCGCCCGGCAAGGCCCGGCCCGCGCCCGCGCGGCAGGCCGCGGGCGGCACGGCCATCGCCAGGAAGTGA